One region of Pan paniscus chromosome 5, NHGRI_mPanPan1-v2.0_pri, whole genome shotgun sequence genomic DNA includes:
- the LOC100978774 gene encoding patr class I histocompatibility antigen, alpha chain G, producing the protein MVVMAPRTLFLLLSGALTLTETWAGSHSMRYFSAAVSRPGRGEPRFIAMGYVDDTQFVWFDSDSACPRMEPRAPWVEQEGPEYWEEETRNTKAHAQTDRINLQTLRGYYNQSEASSHTLQWMIGCDLGSDGRLLRGYEQYAYDGKDYLALNEDLRSWTAADTAAQISKRKCEAANAAEQRRAYLEGTCVEWLHRYLENGKEMLQRADPPKTHVTHHPVFDYEATLRCWALGFYPAEIILTWQRDGEDQTQDVELVETRPAGDGTFQKWAAVVVPSGEEQRYTCHVQHEGLPEPLMLRWKQSSLPTIPIMGIVAGLVVLAAVVTGAAVAAVLWRKKSSD; encoded by the exons ATGGTGGTCATGGCGCCCCGAACCCTCTTCCTGCTGCTCTCGGGGGCCCTGACCCTGACCGAGACCTGGGCGG GCTCCCACTCCATGAGGTATTTCAGCGCCGCCGTGTCCCGGCCCGGCCGCGGGGAGCCCCGCTTCATCGCCATGGGCTACGTGGACGACACGCAGTTCGTGTGGTTCGACAGCGACTCGGCGTGTCCGAGGATGGAGCCGCGGGCGCCGTGGGTGGAGCAGGAGGGGCCGGAGTATTGGGAAGAGGAGACACGGAACACCAAGGCCCACGCACAGACTGACAGAATAAACCTGCAGACCCTGCGCGGCTACTACAACCAGAGCGAGGCCA GTTCTCACACCCTCCAGTGGATGATTGGCTGCGACCTGGGGTCCGACGGACGCCTCCTCCGCGGGTATGAACAGTATGCCTACGATGGCAAGGATTACCTCGCCCTGAACGAGGACCTGCGCTCCTGGACCGCAGCGGACACTGCGGCTCAGATCTCCAAGCGCAAGTGTGAGGCGGCCAATGCGGCTGAACAAAGGAGAGCCTACCTGGAGGGCACGTGCGTGGAGTGGCTCCACAGATACCTGGAGAACGGGAAGGAGATGCTGCAGCGCGCGG ACCCCCCCAAGACACACGTGACCCACCACCCTGTCTTTGACTATGAGGCCACCCTGAGGTGCTGGGCCCTGGGCTTCTACCCTGCGGAGATCATACTGACCTGGCAGCGGGATGGGGAGGACCAGACCCAGGACGTGGAGCTCGTGGAGACCAGGCCTGCAGGGGATGGAACCTTCCAGAAGTGGGCAGCTGTGGTGGTGCCTTCTGGAGAGGAGCAGAGATACACGTGCCATGTGCAGCATGAGGGGCTGCCGGAGCCCCTCATGCTGAGATGGA AGCAGTCTTCCCTGCCCACCATCCCCATCATGGGTATCGTTGCTGGCCTGGTTGTCCTTGCAGCTGTAGTCACTGGAGCTGCGGTCGCTGCTGTGCTGTGGAGGAAGAAGAGCTCAG ATTGA